The Sporosarcina sp. 6E9 genome segment CCTCAGAGAAGATGAGGTTGATAGGTCCGGGGTGTAAGTGCGGCGACGTACGTAGCTGACGGATACTAATTGATCGAGGACTTAACCTATTCAAGTTAAAAGGGTTTGATTGACCCTGATTTGTGAAAAGATTATTCGTTTTATTCAGTTTTGAAATAACAAGTAAATTATTTTTCAAAAAGGCTTGTATTTATTTCAAAAGTTGTTATAATGAATATTGTCGTTAAGTTAGCGATAAAAAAAGTCTGGTGGCGATAGCGAAGAGGTCACACCCGTTCCCATATCGAACACGGAAGTTAAGCTCTTCAGCGCCAATGGTAGTTGGGGGCTTCCCCCTGCAAGAGTAGGACGTTGCCAGGCTTGTACATTCATTACATAGTTAAATTGAACGAAACCTTATATGAGTGATTTCTATAAAACTCATCAACAACTTACCCAGGAGGATTAGCTCAGCTGGGAGAGCACCTGCCTTACAAGCAGGGGGTCGGCGGTTCGAGCCCGTCATCCTCCACCATTCAATTCTAGATCTTGAAACAACGCCGGAGTAGCTCAACTGGTAGAGCAACTGACTTGTAATCAGTAGGTTGAGGGTTCAAGTCCTTTCTCCGGCACCACTTTCGAGCCATTAGCTCAGTTGGTAGAGCATCTGACTTTTAATCAGAGGGTCACAGGTTCGAATCCTGTATGGCTCACCATTTTATGACTTGCCGTCATATTAATCATGCGGGTGTGGTGGAACTGGCAGACACGCTAGACTTAGGATCTAGTGCCTTCGGGCGTGGGGGTTCGACTCCCTTCACCCGCACTTAGTTTTTAATGCGGAAGTAGTTCAGTGGTAGAATATCACCTTGCCAAGGTGGAGGTCGCGGGTTCGAATCCCGTCTTCCGCTCCATTGATTTGCCGGGGTGGCGGAACTGGCAGACGCACAGGACTTAAAATCCTGCGGTAGGTAACTACCGTACCGGTTCGATTCCGGTTCTCGGCACCATTTGTTTTTCCGTAAAAAGTTTTTTATGCGCCCGTAGCTCAATTGGATAGAGCGTCTGACTACGGATCAGAAGGTTGTGGATTCGACTTCTGCCGGGCGCGCCATTAATTTCATAACAATTTCGGGAAGTAGCTCAGCTTGGTAGAGCACTTGGTTTGGGACCAAGGGGTCGCAGGTTCGAATCCTGTCTTCCCGACCACTTTTCGGGGCCTTAGCTCAGCTGGGAGAGCGCCTGCCTTGCACGCAGGAGGTCAACGGTTCGATCCCGTTAGGCTCCACCAATTATTTTCAGTAATTATATTACCTATCAACTTATCTAAATATCCTGGCGGCGTAGCTCAGCTGGCTAGAGCGTCCGGTTCATACCCGTAAGGTCGTGGGTTCGACTCCCTCCGCCGCCATCATAAGGACCTTTAGCTCAGTTGGTTAGAGCAGACGGCTCATAACCGTCCGGTCGCAGGTTCGAGTCCTGCAAGGTCCACCATCTTAAATCTCGGAGGAATACCCAAGCCTGGCTGAAGGGACTGGTCTTGAAAACCAGCAGGGGTGTTAAAGCCCGCGGGGGTTCGAATCCCTCTTCCTCCGCCATTTTTAATCAAAATGGTGAAATGAATTAAAGTAATTTAATAAGTCGAAACAAAGTAATTACAATACTATTATCGCGGGGTGGAGCAAATCGCATAACGAAGAATGCGATTAACACCGACAGCGCAGCGTAAGGTGTCAAACATACCAAGTGCGTATATAAACAAAGTAATTACAATACTATTATCGCGGGGTGGAGCAGTGGTAGCTCGTCGGGCTCATAATCCGAAGGTCACAGGTTCAAATCCTGTCCCCGCAACCAATTCTTAAAAACAACATAATTTCCAACTTAGTTAAAGATCTACGCAGCGTAAGGTGTCAAACATACCAATGCGTATATGAACAAAGTAATTATAATATTATTGTCGCGGGGTGGAGCAGTGGTAGCTCGTCGGGCTCATAATCCGAAGGTCACAGGTTCAAATCCTGTCCCCGCAACCAAATGGTCCCGTGGTGTAGCGGTTAACATGCCTGCCTGTCACGCAGGAGATCGCGGGTTCGATTCCCGTCGGGACCGCCATTATGTATTTAAATACATAGTCTTATGAAAAGAAATTCAGCACAAATCAAGTATGGCTCAGTAGCTCAGTCGGTAGAGCAAAGGACTGAAAATCCTTGTGTCGGCGGTTCGATTCCGTCCTGAGCCACCATTTAGCGAGTGTAGTTTAATGGCAAAACCTCAGCCTTCCAAGCTGATGATGAGGGTTCGATTCCCTTCACTCGCTCCAATATGGGCCTATAGCTCAGCTGGTTAGAGCGCACGCCTGATAAGCGTGAGGTCGGTGGTTCGAGTCCACTTAGGCCCACCATTCCGCAGTAGCTCAGTGGTAGAGCAATCGGCTGTTAACCGATCGGTCGTAGGTTCGAATCCTACCTGCGGAGCCATTTATACGGGGAAGTACTCAAGTGGCTCAAGAGGTGCCCCTGCTAAGGGCATAGATCGCGTAAGCGGTGCGAGGGTTCGAATCCCTCCTTCTCCGCCATATTTGTTTGGCCCCTTGGTCAAGCGGTTAAGACACCGCCCTTTCACGGCGGTATCACGGGTTCGAATCCCGTAGGGGTCATAAAACAATATTAAAAAGCTGCTTCATTTACTGTGTATCCCTCAGTAAACGAAGTAGCTTTTTTTGTTATTTAGGAATTCTTCGTATTATTTGTTACACTTTTACCTACGATATTATCCATTCTAGATGTGTCGTCCTCATCATGATCATTATCATCCATGTAAGTCTGTTTTTCACTATCAATAAAGTCTGAAGGCGCATCGGAGGTTCCAAACTCAGCGACTTCTTGAAAACTGTTCTCATAATCAATTGCACGTGGATCTCTCGTACTTTCAAATGGATTTTCAACTTCATTTATAGCTACATCTTCTCCAGCGGATTGTTCTTTGGTTTCGGCATGTTCAACACAAAGAGTAGTATAGGGTACTATAAGTAGCCGCTCAAAAGGAATGTCCTTCTGACATACTTTACACTTTCCGTACGAACCATCAGCCATTGCTTCTAATGCAATATCAACCTTACCTAATTCTGATTCTGCATGTTCATGAAGGGCTAAATCCTTTTCTCTGTCATATAAAGCGGTACCCATATCAGCTGGATGATTATCATAAGAAGATAGTTCACCTAATGATTCTTTTTCACTATCTTGGGGATATGTTTCCTTTTCATGTACAGTTGATTTTTCCTTAAGACTTAACAGTTCTTTTTTTAATATAGAAAACTCTTTTTCAGATAACATTATAGATCCCAACCTTTTCATATTTTTAGTAGTATATCCATCTTATTAACACTGATTCCCTATTTAGTGGTTAGGTAAAACATTAATAAAAAAAACTATCCAATTTAACTGGGTTTAATCAGTTTTTGGATAGCTGAAAAATTATAAAAGATGACCTATAAGAATACCAATGCCCAGTAATAAACCAAATAATGTGTTTGTGATTGCTGTTTCCTTCATTGCAGGAGCAACTTCCAGTGGTTGAAGATATTTTTTGAAAACCGAAATGGCGATGATTGGTTTTGGGATACTTAGTAGTACAAGTAAAGCCCAAGGTGTTAGATGATCAAAAATAATGAGTCCGACTATCCAAAGATAGGATACGATAAAAAACATAAATAGGATTGTAATGGCTTGGGAACGTCCAGCAAGAATTGCCAGGGTCTTCCTACCACTTTTTTTATCACCTTCAAGATCCCGAATATTGTTTGCCATCATTATCGCTGCTACAAGTAACATGCTAGGGATTGATAATAAGATTGCCTCTGTGGTAACCGTTCCAGTTTGTATGTAGAAGGCAATAAGGATTAAAAGCATTCCCATGACTACGCCTGAAACAAGTTCGCCAAACGGTGTATAGGCTATTGGATAAGGTCCTCCTGTATAAAGATAACCAATTAGCATAGAAACCAACCCAACGAGCGCAAGTCCCCAAGAGGTTTCCATACATATGTAAATACCTATAAGTATTGAGACTCCGTATAATAGAAAAGCGAGATTAAGCACTGTTTTTGGTTTAACGCCATTGCGTACAATAGCCCCGCCAATTCCAACAGACTTTTCAGTATCAAGACCTCTTTTGAAATCGTAGTATTCATTAAACATATTTGTCGCCATTTGTATAAAAACACTTGCGACCAGCATTGCAATAAATAATGGAAAATGAATGGCCTCATATGTTAAAGCAATCATTGTTCCTAAAAATACAGGGGCAAAAGCAGCTGTCAACGTATGAGGTCTAGTCAATTGCCACCAAATACGCCAACCAGTGTCGGCTTTTATAGTTTGTTGCAAAATAATTCTCTCCTTATTATCATATTCACCTTACTTATTATACGCTAAATTGGAGCTTCTGGGTATGCGATACGCTTATTATAGGAGCTGATGTGGTAGAATAGAGACATGAGTTTTTTTAATGGGTTTATTAAGAGTGATGTATTTTACTACTTCCTGGAGGGAAGAAAATGAGTCGAAAAACAACTGTAACAAAAAATATTGGAAAGACTGATACGACTTCTGATTATCGTTTTTTTTCAGAGACAATCGAAATTGCACGGATATCTCCACTTTCATTTTTGGAAGCGGGAAGTGCAGATCATAAAGAAAAACATTTTTATTGGCAAAACGCTAATCGAACACTAACAATTGTTGGTCTTGGTCACGCTAAAGTAATAACTAGTGCTGAAGATGACAAACGTTTCCTTGATGTTTCAAAACAGTGGAAGGAATTATGTGCGGTCTTGATCAAAGAGGAGAAAGATATTGCACCTGTACTATTCGGAGGTTTTTCTTTCGATCCAAAAAGCCTGAAAGCCTCCGAATGGGATGGGTTTCCGTCTGCATATTTTGTCGTACCTTCTTATCAACTAATTAGTAAGAATGGTCAAATGTTTATTTCGATTAACTTGATTACAACTGCCAGCAATGCGGTTGAAGAATTCGATGCATTACGGGATGAGCGCGATCGTTTAATTCATATTGCAGAAGTAAATGAATTTGCGTCTTCGATAAAGCCGATTGTTAGTAGTGTAGATGAAATTAAGAAAGATTCTTATCTAAAAGCCGTTCAAGATGTAACTGATCAAATTAACAAAGGTGAAGCGGAGAAAGTTGTGATTGCGCGTTCATTGCAAATGAATTTTGAACAGGAAGTATCGAGTGTCGCTGCACTTCATCATATTACTAGCGAGCAACAAGAAAGCTACCACTTTGGATTACAAAAGGATGGTCAGTTATTTTTTGGGGCGACGCCCGAGCGTCTGATTGAAATTGTTGGCGGACAAGCTTATTCAGCATGTGTAGCTGGGTCTATTAAACGCGGAAAAACTGCTACAGAAGACCGGGAACTAGGAGAAGAGTTATTAAATGACGATAAAAATCGTGAGGAACATCATTATGTAGTTAAAATGATTTCTAATGTATTTAATGAAAATTGTACCGATGTTTCAATGCCTAAAGCACCTAAACTAATGCGGATACGTGATATTCAACACTTGTTTACCTCTATTGAGGGTAAGCTAAAGAGTGGAACGGATATATTTAATTTAGTTGAAGAGCTTCATCCTACACCTGCACTGGGTGGTGTCCCTACAAATAAAGCAATGGAAGTGATTCGTCGCGAGGAACAGATGGACCGTGGCTATTACGCTGCGCCTATTGGTTGGACGGATAGCGATGGAAATGGTGAGTTTGCGGTTGCGATACGTTCTGGATTGCTCGACGGAGATAAAGCATATTTATATGCTGGCGGTGGAATTGTCGCCGATTCAGAACCGCAAAAAGAATATGACGAAACTTGGGTTAAGTTCAGACCCGTTTTACGGGCGCTTGGGGGAAAATTGAATGGTTAACAAGAAATCCTTGACGAATTATGTACGTCGCATGACAAGTGCATTAATGAATGCGGGCGTGAAATCAGTTGTGATTAGTCCGGGGTCAAGGTCTACTCCTTTGGCTTATGCATTTGCGTCAACGAAATCACTGAATGTCTATATGCAGGTAGATGAAAGATCAGCAGGTTTTTTCGCACTTGGATTAGCAAAAGCAAGCGGTGAACCTGTTGTTCTCCTTTGCACGTCGGGAACGGCTGCATCGAACTATTTTCCTGCGGTTACAGAAGCCCATTATGCGCGTATACCGCTGATTGTGATTACAGCTGACCGTCCACATGAATTGCGAGAAGTTGGTGCGCCACAAGCGATTGATCAAATTCAGTTATACGGAAATCATGTGAAGTATAGCGTTGATTTACCCTTGGCAGAGGACAATACGGATGTAGATGATTTTATAGTACGTCATGTACAACGTGCAGCCTCTGTTGCACTTACCGCACCATACGGGCCGATTCATCTAAATGTACCATTTAGAGAACCGTTGCTCATTGATTTTGAAATGGACATACCGACTTCAACATTTATCCAACGTATGAAGGGGAATGATTTATTAGATACTTCTATCATACACTTCGTAAATGATATCTTAAATAAAACTGAAAAAGGTTTACTCGTTATTGGGGAGTTGCCAATCGGTATCAATACTAAGTTGTTTTGGAATTTCGCAAAAGCTTTGAACTGGCCAGTTTTATGCGATCCACTTTCAAACCTGCGTGCAAAAGTTCC includes the following:
- a CDS encoding TraR/DksA C4-type zinc finger protein, which translates into the protein MKRLGSIMLSEKEFSILKKELLSLKEKSTVHEKETYPQDSEKESLGELSSYDNHPADMGTALYDREKDLALHEHAESELGKVDIALEAMADGSYGKCKVCQKDIPFERLLIVPYTTLCVEHAETKEQSAGEDVAINEVENPFESTRDPRAIDYENSFQEVAEFGTSDAPSDFIDSEKQTYMDDNDHDEDDTSRMDNIVGKSVTNNTKNS
- a CDS encoding 1,4-dihydroxy-2-naphthoate polyprenyltransferase, whose translation is MQQTIKADTGWRIWWQLTRPHTLTAAFAPVFLGTMIALTYEAIHFPLFIAMLVASVFIQMATNMFNEYYDFKRGLDTEKSVGIGGAIVRNGVKPKTVLNLAFLLYGVSILIGIYICMETSWGLALVGLVSMLIGYLYTGGPYPIAYTPFGELVSGVVMGMLLILIAFYIQTGTVTTEAILLSIPSMLLVAAIMMANNIRDLEGDKKSGRKTLAILAGRSQAITILFMFFIVSYLWIVGLIIFDHLTPWALLVLLSIPKPIIAISVFKKYLQPLEVAPAMKETAITNTLFGLLLGIGILIGHLL
- a CDS encoding isochorismate synthase MenF, translated to MSRKTTVTKNIGKTDTTSDYRFFSETIEIARISPLSFLEAGSADHKEKHFYWQNANRTLTIVGLGHAKVITSAEDDKRFLDVSKQWKELCAVLIKEEKDIAPVLFGGFSFDPKSLKASEWDGFPSAYFVVPSYQLISKNGQMFISINLITTASNAVEEFDALRDERDRLIHIAEVNEFASSIKPIVSSVDEIKKDSYLKAVQDVTDQINKGEAEKVVIARSLQMNFEQEVSSVAALHHITSEQQESYHFGLQKDGQLFFGATPERLIEIVGGQAYSACVAGSIKRGKTATEDRELGEELLNDDKNREEHHYVVKMISNVFNENCTDVSMPKAPKLMRIRDIQHLFTSIEGKLKSGTDIFNLVEELHPTPALGGVPTNKAMEVIRREEQMDRGYYAAPIGWTDSDGNGEFAVAIRSGLLDGDKAYLYAGGGIVADSEPQKEYDETWVKFRPVLRALGGKLNG